One Maribacter sp. HTCC2170 genomic window, ATAGGTTCACCATTTTCAATTTTATAAATTCCTTCACTTAGTTTTTGAAATAATACACTTTTACCAACATTGAAAATTTTTGCTCTTCTAGTTTCAGAATTAATAATTTGAATAGATTCATCAATTGAATTGTAAATGTATATACGGTCCAAAGATTGAAATAATACCCAATCATCAACTTTTAGTATGTTCCAAAATTGTTCATCGTCGATTAAGGAGTCTTTAAGTTTAGGAACCAATGAATTATATTGTAAATCACCGAATTTATCTTTTTCCCAGTATCCAAACTCCATATAACATCCAGTATAAACAAGTTCATCAATAACCTTCACTGATCTTATGACAGAACCGTTTGGAGTCTTAAATAACTGCCACTTGGCCCCGTCATATCGTAATAGGCCGGCATTATTGGCAATAAAAATATGCTTGTTGTAATCTTGGGAAACCATCCAGTTCTGGTTACCTGCATTATAGTCCTTGGCTTTATAAGATGTAATAGGAGGTAATTCTTGAGCATGTAGATTCAAACAAACAAGTGAGAAATAAAATAAAGGCCAAATTGATTTCATACCGTTATATACAAACTTCTTAAGTTAAAAATAATAAGGTGACCTACAAAGAATACCTGGAGAATTTAATACTATTTTTAGCGCCTAAATTTATCTTGATAGGAAGTTGTTCACTTGGGAAGAGTAAGCCTCAAGTAGATGTTGAAATATTTTGGTTTTATAGTTGGCAAAGTTACAATGACCTTTTAGAAGTCCATATGATTTTTATCATACTTTCAAAACGCTTATCTGTCTATTTTTAATAAAGAAATATAAATTGGCAGACATGAAAAAAGGAACTCCCATATCGGCAATAATGACCAAAAATGTCATTACGTTGAATACCTCGGATAATTTGGAAAAGGCTGAAAGTCTATTTAAAAAATATCATATTAGGCATATTCCAGTAGTGTCTGGAAACAAGATTATTGGAATGTTGAGTTATACTGATTTGCTTAGAATCAGTTTTGCCGATGCCGTATATGAGGATGAGGAAACTGTTGATACAATGGTATACAATATGTTCAGTATAGAGCAGGTTATGGCAAAGAACTTGATTAGTGTGTCTACAAACACAATTGTAAAAGATGTTGCAGAGATATTGTCCAAAAAAGAATTTCATGCAATACCTGTTGTGGATGACGGTAAATTAAAAGGCATTGTAACTACAACAGATCTTATAAACTTCCTTATTCAGCAATATGATGATTAGACATGGAGTTTAGTCTTAAAATGATTTAGAAAGACCGTTATTCTTCCTCAGAAGAATCGGTCTTTTCCTTTTCAGAAGTTTCTTCAGCCTCTTTAAGAATATTATGCTGCAAAACGTTCAACTTTTTCAACTTGGCCTGCCAAGTTTCTAAAGCCTCTTTATGTTTCCCAACTTTTTTCACTACCTCTTTCACCATTGGATTGTCTTCTGATGCATTTGAGAAGAACAATAGGTTATTTTCTAATTGGCGTATCTCGTTTTTACTTTCATCAATCTTTTTGCGAATAAAAGAACGTTCATTTGCAATGGCCCTATCATTATCTGTACCGGCCAGGCGTTGAATTTTATTGCCATATTTAAGAAGTTCAGATTCTTGACGGCTGACGTCTAATTTTCTAAAAATCGCATCTAATATTTTATTGAACTTCTGGTTGATGTTCTTTTTGTTGAATGGTACACGTCCATAGGTTTTCCATTCTTCAACGAATGCTTTAATGCCCTCTAGATCTTTGTCCCGATCACCAGTCAATTCAAAGGTTCTTAGCCTTTCAAGGCATGCATTCTTTTTCTCAAAATTCTCTATTTCATCTTTGTGGGCCTCATTTTTCAAGGCGTGCAAACGGTCAAAATAATGATTACATGCATCCTTAAATTCTTTCCATATTTTATCGGAGTATTTTCGAGGTACATGGCCAATTTTTTTCCACTCGTTCTGAATTCGTTTCATTTCCGAAGTGGTCGAATTCCATTCTTCACTATCCTTTAATGAGATGGCCAAATTGAGCAATTCGCGCTTTTTGTCAAGATTTTCCTGCTGTCCCTTTTTTAAATTTTTGTAATAAGCGTTTTTATTTCTGTTGAATTTACGTACTGCCTCCTTGAAATTTGCCCAAGTTTGTTCGTTTACTTTTTGGGGAACTTTGCCAGCTTTAAAAAAGGTATCACGTAACTCTTCAATTTGTTTTATTTGTAGCTGCAAAGCTTTGTGGTTGCCGGCAACTGTGTTGGAAATTGCATCGATAGCGGCAATGATCTCATTCTTCTTAACAAGATTCTCCTCATGGATTTTATCCATGTTTTTGTAATAATCCTGTCTTCTATGATGAAGTACTTTTGTGGCATTGCTAAAGCGTTCCCAAATCTCCTCTCTATGTTCTTTATCAACGGGACCAATATCCTCTTTCCAAATTTTATGGAGGGTCTGTAATTCCCGAAAAGCTTTATTCAGATCTTCCTCTTTTTCCAAAGCCTCTGCCCGTTCAACCAATTTCTGTTTTTCCTCAAGATTATGTTTAAAATCAAGGTCACGAAGCTCTCTGTTTATGTGCAGAAAATCATAAAAAATCTCAATATGGTGATGGTAGGTTCGCCAAACATCATTGTAATTGTTCCTCGGCACTGGTCCAGCATTACGCCATCTTTCCTGAACGTCTTTAAAATGTTTGTATGTAGTGTTGATGTCTTCTTCAACATTCACCAAACTTTTTAATTCGTCGATTATAGCCAACCTATTGGCCAAATTATCTTTTAAATTATTTTCAAGATTTTTATAGTATTGATTGCGTTTTTCTCGATACTCGGAATAAACTTCGTTGAATTGTCTTTTTGCAACGGAGTTATATCTAAAATCAATCTCATTACCTCCATTACTTATGAATTCCTCTTTTTTATGTTCTAAGAATTCTTGAAATTTCAGGTCAAATTCGTGTTTAATACCATCAACATGTTTTTTGATAGCCTGAATTTTTTCGTTTTTGACCAATTTTTGAAGTTCTCCCACTAAATTCTCCATTGACATTGCATGATAATCCAAAATGGGAATGTGGTGTCTACGATGATTATCTTTGTCCTCAGCGTCCTCTGCGTTGGATTCATCAATCTCATTTAAGACTGCTTCTTTAGATTCTTCACCTTCTTTATTTGAGGTGGGTTCTGGATTTTCAATTACAGGTTCAGTCCTTTCAGCGGTCTCTGAGGCATCCTGATGTGAAGGTTCTTTCGTTTCTTCCTTAGCCGGTTCCAAGTCGGTAGATGATTCAACAACCTCTTGGTCTTTAGTCTGTTCAGTAGTTAATTCAGTGTTTTCCACATCTTCCGATGTAGTAGCTATTTCGGTGTTAACTTCCAGAGATTCAACTTCAGTTCTTTTCTCCGATACTTCTTGGGTGGTTTCGGTAGTTTCTGAATTTATTTCTTCACCTGCGGTTTCTTGCAGTTCTTGATCTTTCTCTTCTTGCATGTTAAATTGAGTTAGTTATGCTTAAGATTGCTATTGTAAGATACTAACAACCGCAGTAATACCAAAAGGTATTGGTAGTTCTTTTTTAAAGCGTAATTACGAATTCCATATTTTCCAAGATTTTTCCGCCTGTAACTCAAGCATCTTAAGCCCATTACAGATAGATGCCCCTTGTTTCTGACCTTCTAACAAGAAAGCTGTTTTTTCAGGATTGTAAATTAAATCGAAAAGCAAGTGCTTTTTAGCGATATATTCATAGGGTATATTTGGCTTATCTGCAATATTGGGAAAAGTGCCCTGCGGAGTACAATTGACCAAAATGGTATGTTTTCTTAAAACTTTATCACTGAGCTCTGAGTAGCTCAATTGATTTTTTCCTGGGGTTCTAGAAACATATTTAAATTTTATGCCCAGTTCGTTAAACACAAATGCCACAGCTTTAGAGGCACCTCCTGTACCTAGGATAAGAGCCTTTTTATGTCGTTTTTTTAGAAATGGTTCTATCGACTTTTTAAATCCGTAAATATCTGTATTATAACCTTTAAGGCCTTTTTTAGTAAATTTTAAGGTGTTTACCGCACCTATTTTTTTTGCTTTTTTGTTCAGCTTATCTAAATATGGGATAATAGCCTCTTTATAGGGGATGGTCACATTCAAACCTTTGAGGGAATTGTTTTGATTGATAAGATTTTGAAAATCCTCTATGCTAGTTAAATCAAAATTTTCATAAGAATGATGCTGTAAATCCAATCCTTTGAATTTTTCAGTAAAATATCCTTTAGAAAACGAATAGGAAATATTCTTACCAACAAGTCCAAATCTACTTTTTTCTATATTCTCCATACCACTCCAGTCCTAATAAAATGAATATCCCTACGATTACAAAGAAAATGGCCCACCATGTTT contains:
- a CDS encoding shikimate dehydrogenase family protein, encoding MENIEKSRFGLVGKNISYSFSKGYFTEKFKGLDLQHHSYENFDLTSIEDFQNLINQNNSLKGLNVTIPYKEAIIPYLDKLNKKAKKIGAVNTLKFTKKGLKGYNTDIYGFKKSIEPFLKKRHKKALILGTGGASKAVAFVFNELGIKFKYVSRTPGKNQLSYSELSDKVLRKHTILVNCTPQGTFPNIADKPNIPYEYIAKKHLLFDLIYNPEKTAFLLEGQKQGASICNGLKMLELQAEKSWKIWNS
- a CDS encoding CBS domain-containing protein, producing MKKGTPISAIMTKNVITLNTSDNLEKAESLFKKYHIRHIPVVSGNKIIGMLSYTDLLRISFADAVYEDEETVDTMVYNMFSIEQVMAKNLISVSTNTIVKDVAEILSKKEFHAIPVVDDGKLKGIVTTTDLINFLIQQYDD
- a CDS encoding DUF349 domain-containing protein, whose translation is MQEEKDQELQETAGEEINSETTETTQEVSEKRTEVESLEVNTEIATTSEDVENTELTTEQTKDQEVVESSTDLEPAKEETKEPSHQDASETAERTEPVIENPEPTSNKEGEESKEAVLNEIDESNAEDAEDKDNHRRHHIPILDYHAMSMENLVGELQKLVKNEKIQAIKKHVDGIKHEFDLKFQEFLEHKKEEFISNGGNEIDFRYNSVAKRQFNEVYSEYREKRNQYYKNLENNLKDNLANRLAIIDELKSLVNVEEDINTTYKHFKDVQERWRNAGPVPRNNYNDVWRTYHHHIEIFYDFLHINRELRDLDFKHNLEEKQKLVERAEALEKEEDLNKAFRELQTLHKIWKEDIGPVDKEHREEIWERFSNATKVLHHRRQDYYKNMDKIHEENLVKKNEIIAAIDAISNTVAGNHKALQLQIKQIEELRDTFFKAGKVPQKVNEQTWANFKEAVRKFNRNKNAYYKNLKKGQQENLDKKRELLNLAISLKDSEEWNSTTSEMKRIQNEWKKIGHVPRKYSDKIWKEFKDACNHYFDRLHALKNEAHKDEIENFEKKNACLERLRTFELTGDRDKDLEGIKAFVEEWKTYGRVPFNKKNINQKFNKILDAIFRKLDVSRQESELLKYGNKIQRLAGTDNDRAIANERSFIRKKIDESKNEIRQLENNLLFFSNASEDNPMVKEVVKKVGKHKEALETWQAKLKKLNVLQHNILKEAEETSEKEKTDSSEEE